The following are encoded in a window of Pseudomonas multiresinivorans genomic DNA:
- a CDS encoding YggL family protein, with product MATHRSRRLRKKLCVDEFQELGFELSFKYREGKGEGSIGDFMKRFAAGAVEPNDLVYSGCDEYGFICLARRGSVSNEQRELVEGWLKQQPELAEFTVSPLIDAWYPDQPVNPPAR from the coding sequence ATGGCCACCCATCGTTCCCGTCGTTTACGCAAGAAGTTGTGTGTCGATGAGTTCCAGGAGCTCGGTTTCGAATTGAGCTTCAAGTACCGCGAGGGGAAAGGCGAGGGCTCAATCGGCGATTTCATGAAGCGCTTCGCCGCTGGCGCTGTGGAGCCCAATGACCTTGTCTACAGTGGGTGCGATGAGTACGGCTTCATCTGTCTGGCTCGGCGTGGCTCGGTGAGCAACGAGCAGCGCGAGCTGGTCGAGGGCTGGTTGAAGCAGCAGCCTGAGTTGGCGGAGTTCACCGTCAGCCCGTTGATCGATGCCTGGTACCCGGACCAACCGGTCAATCCGCCCGCTCGTTGA
- the dacB gene encoding D-alanyl-D-alanine carboxypeptidase/D-alanyl-D-alanine endopeptidase: protein MFKSLRVLALATLLPFALPAVAQINTTLPERVQKALRASKLTDDALSLVMIPLEGPGNATYFNSDVSVNPASTMKLFTTYAALEMLGPTYQWQTEFYTDGQLKDGVLNGNLYLKGGGDPKLNLEKLWLMMRDLRANGVLKVTGDLVLDRSYFNIPQLPVFNDDGGDDNKPFLVGPDSLMVNLKSVRLVIRTEGSKATVLMDPPLANVRIDNQIQVSKAAACPAWPKLRFNPVTQFDGTSLVATGQIPQGCSAQTYMSLLEHPAYTAGAVRGIWQELGGSILGKDREGAVPKNATLVARAMSPDVVEIIRDINKFSNNTMARQLFLSVGRQYRNGADADDAQAAQRVIRQWLARKGITASHLVMENGSGLSRDERVSAREMAAMLQAAWHSPYAAEYISSLPIVAKDGTMRKRLRGTPMAGEAHVKTGTLNTVRALAGFSRDANGRTWVVVAILNSNRPWGASSILDQVLLDLYSSTKH from the coding sequence ATGTTCAAGTCTCTGCGCGTCCTCGCTCTCGCTACATTGCTGCCCTTCGCCTTACCGGCCGTTGCCCAGATCAACACCACCCTGCCCGAGCGCGTACAGAAGGCGCTGAGAGCCAGCAAGCTCACCGATGATGCTCTCTCGCTGGTGATGATTCCGCTCGAAGGCCCCGGTAACGCCACTTATTTCAACTCCGACGTCTCGGTGAACCCGGCGTCAACCATGAAGCTGTTCACCACCTATGCAGCACTGGAGATGCTCGGCCCGACCTATCAATGGCAGACCGAGTTCTATACCGACGGCCAGCTCAAGGATGGTGTGCTGAACGGCAATCTGTATCTCAAGGGCGGCGGCGATCCGAAGCTGAACCTGGAGAAACTCTGGTTGATGATGCGCGACCTTCGCGCCAACGGCGTGCTCAAGGTCACCGGCGACCTGGTGCTGGACCGCAGCTATTTCAACATTCCGCAGTTGCCGGTGTTCAATGACGACGGCGGCGACGACAACAAGCCGTTCCTGGTCGGCCCCGACTCGCTGATGGTCAACCTGAAAAGCGTGCGTCTGGTAATCCGCACCGAGGGCAGCAAAGCCACCGTGCTGATGGACCCGCCGCTGGCGAATGTGCGCATCGACAACCAGATTCAGGTGAGCAAGGCTGCCGCCTGCCCGGCCTGGCCGAAGCTGCGTTTCAACCCGGTGACCCAGTTCGACGGCACCTCGCTGGTCGCCACCGGGCAGATTCCGCAAGGCTGCAGCGCACAGACCTACATGTCCCTTCTCGAACACCCCGCCTACACCGCCGGTGCCGTGCGCGGCATCTGGCAGGAACTGGGCGGCAGCATCCTCGGCAAGGACCGTGAAGGCGCGGTACCGAAGAACGCCACCCTGGTGGCCCGCGCCATGTCGCCGGACGTCGTGGAAATCATCCGCGACATCAACAAGTTCAGTAACAACACCATGGCCCGCCAGCTGTTCCTCTCGGTCGGTCGCCAGTACCGCAACGGCGCCGACGCAGACGACGCCCAGGCCGCGCAGCGGGTGATCCGCCAGTGGCTGGCGCGCAAGGGCATTACCGCGAGCCACCTGGTGATGGAGAACGGTTCCGGCCTGTCCCGCGACGAGCGCGTCAGCGCTCGCGAGATGGCTGCCATGCTGCAAGCCGCGTGGCACAGCCCCTACGCTGCCGAGTACATCTCCTCGCTGCCGATCGTGGCGAAGGACGGCACCATGCGCAAACGCCTGCGCGGCACGCCCATGGCCGGCGAGGCCCACGTGAAGACCGGCACCCTGAACACCGTACGCGCACTTGCCGGCTTCAGCCGCGATGCCAACGGCCGTACCTGGGTGGTGGTGGCAATCCTAAACAGCAACCGCCCCTGGGGCGCCTCGTCGATCCTAGACCAGGTGCTGCTGGACCTCTACAGCAGCACCAAGCACTGA